A single Actinomadura algeriensis DNA region contains:
- the hutU gene encoding urocanate hydratase — MSGPRTVRAPRGTGLTAKGWPQEAALRMIQNNLDPEVAEHPDELVVYGGSGRAARSWDAFDGIVRSLTDLVGDETLLVQSGKPVGIFRTHEWAPRVLIANSNLVPQWATWEEFRRLESLGLTMFGQMTAGSWIYIGTQGILQGTYETFAAVAAKRFGGTLAGTITLTAGLGGMGGAQPLAVTMNGGVAICVECDPSRIERRVEHRYCDVRAESLDDALRLAREAKAARRPLSIAVLGNAADVVPELLRRGAPIDIVTDQTSAHDPLMYLPSGIAFDDMADERDKDRDGFISRARASMAAHVEAMVGFQDAGAEVFDYGNSIRGEAQLAGYERAFAFPGFVPAYIRPLFCEGKGPFRWAALSGDPKDIARTDRAILELFPENESLARWIRLAGEKVHFQGLPSRICWLGYGERDKAGEVFNDLVARGELGAPLVLGRDHLDCGSVASPYRETEGMADGSDAIADWPLLNAMLNTASGATWVSIHHGGGVGIGRSIHAGQVCVADGTPLAAEKLRRVLTNDPGTGVMRHVDAGYDRAAEVAAERGVRIP; from the coding sequence ATGTCCGGACCCCGGACGGTCCGCGCCCCGCGCGGCACCGGCTTGACCGCGAAGGGGTGGCCGCAGGAGGCCGCCCTGCGGATGATCCAGAACAACCTCGATCCCGAAGTGGCCGAGCATCCCGACGAGCTGGTGGTCTACGGGGGGTCGGGGCGCGCCGCGCGGAGCTGGGACGCCTTCGACGGGATCGTCCGGTCGCTCACCGATCTGGTGGGCGACGAGACGCTGCTCGTCCAGTCGGGGAAGCCCGTGGGGATCTTCCGGACGCACGAGTGGGCGCCCCGAGTGCTCATCGCGAACTCCAACCTGGTGCCGCAGTGGGCGACGTGGGAGGAGTTCCGGCGCCTCGAATCGCTCGGGCTGACGATGTTCGGGCAGATGACCGCCGGGTCATGGATCTACATCGGGACGCAGGGGATCCTGCAGGGGACGTACGAGACGTTCGCGGCCGTCGCGGCGAAGCGGTTCGGCGGGACGCTGGCCGGGACGATCACGCTCACGGCGGGCCTCGGCGGGATGGGCGGCGCGCAGCCGCTCGCGGTGACGATGAACGGTGGCGTCGCGATCTGCGTCGAGTGCGACCCGTCCCGGATCGAGCGCCGGGTGGAGCACCGCTACTGCGACGTCCGGGCGGAGTCGCTCGACGACGCGCTGCGCCTGGCGCGGGAGGCGAAGGCGGCGCGGCGGCCGCTGTCGATCGCCGTCCTCGGGAACGCCGCCGACGTCGTGCCCGAACTGCTGCGGCGCGGCGCGCCGATCGACATCGTCACCGACCAGACCAGCGCGCACGACCCGCTGATGTACCTGCCGTCGGGGATCGCGTTCGACGACATGGCCGACGAACGCGACAAGGACCGCGACGGGTTCATCTCCCGCGCGCGCGCCTCGATGGCCGCGCACGTGGAGGCGATGGTCGGGTTCCAGGACGCGGGCGCCGAAGTGTTCGACTACGGCAACTCCATCCGGGGCGAGGCCCAGCTCGCGGGGTACGAGCGCGCGTTCGCCTTCCCCGGGTTCGTCCCCGCTTACATCCGCCCCCTGTTCTGCGAGGGCAAAGGCCCGTTCCGGTGGGCGGCGCTGTCGGGCGACCCCAAGGACATCGCACGTACCGACCGGGCGATCCTGGAACTGTTCCCCGAGAACGAGTCCCTGGCGCGCTGGATCCGGTTGGCGGGGGAGAAGGTCCACTTCCAGGGCTTGCCGTCCCGGATCTGCTGGCTGGGCTACGGCGAACGCGACAAGGCCGGAGAGGTCTTCAACGACCTGGTGGCGCGCGGCGAACTCGGCGCGCCGCTCGTCCTGGGACGCGACCACCTCGACTGCGGGTCGGTCGCGAGCCCGTACCGGGAGACCGAGGGCATGGCGGACGGGTCGGACGCCATCGCCGACTGGCCGCTGCTGAACGCGATGCTCAACACCGCGTCCGGCGCCACCTGGGTGTCGATCCACCACGGCGGCGGCGTCGGCATCGGACGGTCGATCCACGCGGGCCAGGTGTGCGTGGCGGACGGCACGCCGCTCGCCGCCGAGAAGCTGCGGCGCGTCCTGACCAACGACCCGGGGACCGGCGTGATGCGGCACGTCGACGCCGGGTACGACCGGGCCGCCGAGGTCGCCGCGGAACGCGGTGTCCGCATCCCATGA
- a CDS encoding allantoate amidohydrolase: MTFEEMWADLLPLGRDAAGGYHRFAWTPPELECRAWFAGEARRRGLDVEHDANGNMIAWWLPEDGVRENAVLTGSHLDSVPGGGAFDGPLGVVSAFAAIDLLRERGARLRRPIGVAAFAEEEGARFGVACLGSRLLTGAIDPARARALTDADGRTFADVLHHAGLDPEAIGPDDDLLNRVGCFVELHVEQGRALAEPVGVAASIVPHGRWRFGFAGEGNHAGTTALADRRDPMLPFASMVLAAREAAERNGTVATVGKVRVDPGGVNAIAASVTGWLDARGPDDASVRRTVADVDAAVRAAARPHGVTVDLAEESYTEVVGFDLALRDRLARVVKGALGGAPVLPTGAGHDAGILSARMPTAMLFVRNPTGVSHAPAERAEIADCLAGVEALAAVLDDLAAG; the protein is encoded by the coding sequence ATGACCTTCGAGGAGATGTGGGCGGACCTGCTGCCCCTCGGACGGGACGCTGCGGGCGGCTACCACCGGTTCGCGTGGACGCCGCCCGAGCTGGAGTGCCGCGCCTGGTTCGCCGGCGAGGCGCGGCGGCGCGGCCTCGACGTCGAGCACGACGCCAACGGGAACATGATCGCCTGGTGGCTCCCCGAGGACGGCGTCCGGGAGAACGCCGTCCTGACCGGCAGCCACCTGGACTCGGTCCCCGGCGGCGGCGCGTTCGACGGCCCGCTCGGCGTCGTCTCGGCGTTCGCCGCGATCGACCTGCTGCGGGAGCGCGGCGCCCGGCTCCGGCGGCCCATCGGGGTCGCGGCGTTCGCGGAGGAGGAGGGCGCCCGGTTCGGTGTCGCCTGCCTCGGCTCCCGCCTGCTCACCGGGGCGATCGACCCCGCGCGGGCGCGCGCGCTGACCGACGCGGACGGACGGACGTTCGCCGACGTCCTGCACCACGCGGGCCTCGACCCCGAGGCGATCGGCCCCGACGACGATCTTCTGAACCGCGTCGGCTGCTTCGTCGAACTGCACGTCGAGCAGGGGCGGGCGCTCGCCGAACCGGTCGGGGTCGCGGCCTCGATCGTCCCGCACGGACGCTGGCGGTTCGGCTTCGCGGGCGAGGGGAACCACGCGGGCACGACCGCCCTCGCCGACCGGCGCGACCCGATGCTCCCGTTCGCGAGCATGGTCCTCGCGGCGCGCGAGGCCGCCGAACGCAACGGGACGGTCGCGACGGTCGGCAAGGTCCGCGTGGACCCGGGCGGGGTCAACGCGATCGCGGCGTCGGTCACCGGATGGCTGGACGCGCGCGGCCCCGACGACGCGTCCGTCCGGCGCACGGTCGCCGACGTGGACGCGGCCGTCCGCGCCGCCGCCCGTCCGCACGGGGTGACGGTCGACCTGGCCGAGGAGTCCTACACCGAGGTCGTCGGCTTCGACCTCGCGCTCCGCGACCGGCTCGCCCGCGTGGTGAAGGGGGCGCTGGGCGGCGCGCCCGTGCTGCCGACGGGCGCGGGGCACGACGCGGGGATCCTGTCCGCGCGGATGCCGACCGCGATGCTGTTCGTCCGGAATCCGACCGGCGTGTCGCACGCGCCCGCCGAGCGCGCCGAGATCGCCGACTGCCTCGCGGGCGTCGAGGCCCTCGCGGCGGTGCTGGACGACCTGGCCGCCGGGTAG